GACAAGCTGTGGCcaaggaaaagaaaagaaagagagGTCTCacccggccatggcgagggcgcgctgctcCGAGTCGTTGCAGGCGAGCGACAGCCACGCAATATTCAAGGGGTGCGAAAAGGTGCCAAACGTCTGCGTCCAGACGACGCCAAAGTAGCGCACACCTCGGAGCGGGACGTCGGTGAAGGCGCGGTTGAAGATGTAGCCCAGTAGGTGGCAGAAGAAGCCGACCATGACggtctcgcctcgccggtTGCTATACACGCGGCCGACCTCGATTAGTTGCGTTTCCAGAAAGAGTGGGCAGAACGCAGGAAGCTCACAAACGGTCCGAGACCCAGCTAAACGCAAACGACATGGGAACCTGGAGGAACAGGCCGACGGCTGCCATGGCATTGCTGACGAGGCTTCCGAAGCCGAAGCTGGTGACGATGGACGGGGCGTATGTGTCGAAGGCGCGCTGTGGGCCGTTGTTGCACAGCGTGATGAGGAAATGCACCCAGATGCGCCAGTCCATGAACTTTGAAACCCGTCATCAGTACCATGGGGCATCGCCGCAGACAGCAGAAACGCAGCCGTGTGAAAAAAGGAGAGGGGTCCTCACCGTGCGCTTGAAGGCGTCCCCGCCgatgcgcttcttcttgcgccCCTTCATGGGGTCATCCAGCAGCACGCGCGCCTGCAGGATATGCAGCTCGCGCTCCGTGAACCACTGCACGTTGGGCAAAAAGGTGCTGCGGGGGTTGCGGAACGAGTCCGGGAGGAAGAAGCCAaagacgaagccgccgagcACCGTGAAGGAGCCCATGAGGGCGAAGAGCCAGAACCAGcccggctggccgccgacgccgcgcatgTGCAGGATGCCAAAGGCCAGCAGCTTGGCCGACGCCTGGCCGATCTGGTTGCCAAAGTAAAAGACCATGACGCgcttggccgtctcgtcgcgcgTGTACCACGTCGACAGCGTCCACAGCCCGCCGGGGATAAAGCCCGACTCGgtgacgccgaggagcaggcgtgtggcgatgaaggcgccgTACCCGCGCTGGAAGGCCTGGAAGGTGCTCACGAcgccgaagaggaagagcTGCAGCGTGAGCCACTTTCCCGGGCCGACGCGGTACAGGATCATGTTGGAGGGGATCTCGAAGAGCACAATGCCCAGCGACAGCATCTGCTGCCCGACGTTGAACTGGTCTTGGTCGATGCCCACGTCTTCC
This sequence is a window from Purpureocillium takamizusanense chromosome 8, complete sequence. Protein-coding genes within it:
- a CDS encoding uncharacterized protein (TransMembrane:10 (i40-58o111-128i140-161o173-192i204-225o303-328i349-367o379-398i410-430o442-461i)~EggNog:ENOG503NUZJ~COG:G) — protein: MADTKEFSSHVQATPPDGETILTREVDWTVQEESKAKRKLDLIIMPILTLGFFCLQLDRGNMANAITDKFMEDVGIDQDQFNVGQQMLSLGIVLFEIPSNMILYRVGPGKWLTLQLFLFGVVSTFQAFQRGYGAFIATRLLLGVTESGFIPGGLWTLSTWYTRDETAKRVMVFYFGNQIGQASAKLLAFGILHMRGVGGQPGWFWLFALMGSFTVLGGFVFGFFLPDSFRNPRSTFLPNVQWFTERELHILQARVLLDDPMKGRKKKRIGGDAFKRTFMDWRIWVHFLITLCNNGPQRAFDTYAPSIVTSFGFGSLVSNAMAAVGLFLQVPMSFAFSWVSDRFNRRGETVMVGFFCHLLGYIFNRAFTDVPLRGVRYFGVVWTQTFGTFSHPLNIAWLSLACNDSEQRALAMAGVIMNANIAGIYGAQIFRADDKPLYRRGFSVAIAVLSVGLVLAVIRWVDDRRRRMKNKHTLQVETKDATAVSA